A genomic segment from Flavobacterium inviolabile encodes:
- a CDS encoding type II secretion system protein GspD has protein sequence MFKKTVFLIISLLITGLLSAQDIELEKKFDELAKQKKGLNEIIKIDVSGLTLHDFILSIAEEHQLNVSAESDLTQSVVNNFFDVTVKDVFLFLAQKYDLEVGFMSNIITFKKRKEVKIIERKQPKLVDVSYNPQNDFLSVKLENDSLPSVAKAIIDKSSKNLILAPDVKGLKVSSYILNRPFDQVIEMMAKSNDLLATKDENGFYFIEKNKDANSGAAGNTYGGSGQKTKQPKASVGAAGYYEVDLNKAGFLTVKAYVADVSDLITEAAEKLHVNYFLYNKPENEKTSLSADNITFDDLLEHVFKGKKYIYRKQENLYLIGEHATEGLRATELIPLENRSIESVLPSLPKTFSEKLEIKEFVELNGLIVSGSRSAIEELKVYMKQIDKVVPLVQIEVIIAQYNKSYDIQSGIKAGIDSKNIAQTGGTLYPSADMTVNGSSVNSLINAFNGFGLFKLGKVTQSFYMNLKLLENNSIVKIESTPKIATISGHEAKLAIGETSYYFEQNNRLLTNSIGNDILQSGTWKSTDANLSVSIKPFVSTDENVTLTISVEKSSFLGRAGDTAPPGKATQKFESLVRVKNNEMILLGGLDELKKENSGSGVPLLSRIPILKWFFSSRKKGKNDSKLHIFIKPTIIY, from the coding sequence ATGTTTAAAAAGACCGTTTTTTTAATTATAAGTTTATTAATCACAGGATTACTGTCGGCTCAGGATATTGAGCTGGAAAAGAAATTTGACGAATTAGCCAAACAGAAAAAAGGACTGAACGAAATCATAAAAATTGATGTTTCAGGCTTAACATTGCACGACTTTATTCTCTCCATTGCCGAAGAACATCAGTTGAATGTCAGTGCCGAAAGTGATCTGACCCAATCGGTTGTAAACAACTTTTTCGATGTAACGGTAAAAGACGTGTTCCTTTTCCTGGCGCAGAAATACGATCTGGAAGTTGGTTTTATGAGTAATATCATCACTTTCAAGAAAAGAAAAGAAGTGAAGATCATAGAGCGGAAACAGCCTAAACTGGTCGATGTCAGCTATAACCCTCAGAACGATTTCCTGTCGGTGAAATTGGAAAACGATTCACTGCCGTCTGTTGCGAAGGCGATTATTGATAAATCCAGTAAAAACCTGATCCTGGCACCGGATGTTAAAGGCCTTAAGGTATCTTCCTATATCCTGAACCGCCCGTTCGACCAGGTAATTGAAATGATGGCCAAGTCAAATGATTTATTGGCGACCAAAGATGAAAACGGTTTCTACTTTATTGAAAAAAATAAGGATGCGAATAGCGGTGCTGCCGGAAATACTTATGGCGGTAGCGGTCAAAAAACCAAACAGCCCAAAGCATCGGTCGGTGCAGCCGGATATTATGAAGTTGACCTGAATAAAGCCGGATTTTTAACGGTAAAAGCCTATGTTGCCGATGTTTCCGATTTGATTACCGAAGCGGCAGAAAAACTGCATGTAAACTACTTCCTGTACAACAAGCCGGAAAATGAAAAAACAAGTTTGTCGGCAGACAATATCACGTTTGACGACCTGTTGGAACATGTTTTTAAAGGAAAGAAATACATTTACAGAAAACAGGAAAACCTGTATCTGATCGGAGAACACGCTACAGAAGGATTGCGCGCTACAGAACTGATCCCGCTCGAAAACCGTTCCATAGAATCCGTATTGCCGTCATTGCCGAAAACGTTCTCCGAAAAATTAGAGATTAAAGAATTTGTGGAATTAAACGGACTTATCGTTTCCGGTTCCAGAAGCGCTATAGAAGAGCTGAAAGTATACATGAAGCAAATTGATAAAGTGGTTCCTTTGGTTCAGATTGAAGTGATCATTGCACAGTATAATAAATCATACGACATACAATCCGGGATTAAAGCGGGGATAGACAGTAAAAATATCGCGCAGACAGGCGGTACATTATACCCGTCGGCAGATATGACCGTTAACGGATCTTCCGTTAACAGCTTGATCAATGCTTTTAACGGATTCGGACTTTTTAAACTGGGGAAAGTAACACAGTCGTTTTATATGAACTTGAAATTACTGGAAAACAACTCCATTGTAAAAATTGAGTCCACACCTAAAATTGCAACAATCAGCGGACATGAAGCGAAATTGGCAATAGGGGAAACCAGCTATTATTTTGAACAAAACAACCGATTGCTGACCAATAGTATTGGAAACGATATTTTACAGTCCGGTACGTGGAAATCGACCGATGCAAACCTGAGTGTTTCGATCAAGCCGTTTGTGTCAACAGACGAAAATGTAACGCTGACAATATCTGTGGAAAAAAGTTCTTTCTTAGGTAGAGCGGGCGATACGGCACCTCCGGGTAAGGCAACGCAGAAATTTGAATCCTTGGTGCGAGTGAAAAACAACGAAATGATTTTGTTGGGAGGTCTGGACGAACTGAAAAAAGAAAACTCCGGTTCGGGTGTGCCGTTGCTTTCCCGTATTCCGATCCTGAAATGGTTTTTCAGCAGTAGAAAAAAAGGTAAGAACGATTCGAAGTTGCACATTTTTATTAAACCTACCATTATTTACTAA
- a CDS encoding type IV pilin protein — MFATTKKYLQKIKKAAVKAYSLTEILIVLCIIGILLLMVLPNQTSVISQAKAIEAQAMLNQVYGLQKSYFYRHSKYSNSLEELGFEQEKTVQEGGQAVYKVEIIEASNDSFMARATSVSDLDGDGNFNTWEIDSKKVLTEVTKE; from the coding sequence CCACAAAAAAATATCTTCAAAAAATAAAGAAAGCCGCTGTTAAAGCCTACTCCTTAACGGAGATTCTAATCGTTTTATGTATCATCGGAATTTTATTACTGATGGTATTGCCCAACCAGACCTCGGTAATCAGCCAGGCTAAGGCAATTGAAGCGCAGGCAATGCTCAATCAGGTATATGGCTTGCAGAAAAGTTATTTCTACAGACACTCAAAATATTCCAACAGTTTGGAGGAATTGGGCTTCGAACAGGAAAAAACCGTTCAGGAAGGTGGACAGGCTGTTTACAAAGTTGAAATCATTGAAGCGTCAAACGATTCTTTTATGGCAAGAGCGACCTCGGTTTCCGATTTGGATGGCGACGGTAATTTCAATACATGGGAAATAGACAGTAAAAAAGTGCTCACAGAAGTGACAAAAGAATAA
- a CDS encoding GspE/PulE family protein — protein sequence MNDIMVNPDIQHIISSDMANHYRVLPKTVNENTIELYIDGSHNHQDIKDELELLLGKQISFEISDASEIEKALSIHYRKERHTSSNKSLNIEKGDFLENLLEEAKSLKSSDIHFEVYEESSRIRFRIDGQLIERYKVEKDNYLELVNKIKIKSKLNITEKRLPQDGRITNESFDIRVSILPTLFGEKIVMRLLGQDASNIDLNTLGLEKEELRSYLEAVKKPNGIILISGPTGSGKTTTLYATLRLLNDSKRNIVTVEDPIEYTLKGINQVQLKEDIGLTFASALKSFLRQDPDVIMLGEIRDSETALMAIRASLTGHLVLSTIHTNSAIGTISRLVDMGVPSYLIAETLNLSVAQRLVRKLCNDCKKEAVCNKEDFPSHFEFPYEIETYYKPVGCNKCYHTGYRSRRAIYEVLNINHSVSESIKNNTIAQFLGNDEKHKSLSEKAFDILAEGETSLEEIYSILINA from the coding sequence ATGAATGATATAATGGTCAATCCGGATATACAGCATATTATTTCAAGTGATATGGCAAATCATTACAGGGTTTTACCAAAAACTGTAAATGAAAATACAATCGAATTATATATTGATGGTTCCCACAATCATCAGGACATAAAAGACGAACTGGAATTGTTATTGGGGAAACAGATTTCATTTGAAATTTCGGATGCTTCCGAAATCGAAAAAGCACTGTCCATTCATTACCGGAAAGAACGTCATACCAGTAGTAATAAATCCCTGAATATTGAAAAAGGCGATTTCCTGGAAAACCTTTTAGAAGAAGCAAAATCCTTAAAAAGCAGTGATATTCATTTTGAGGTTTATGAAGAGTCGTCCCGTATTCGTTTCAGGATCGACGGTCAGCTTATCGAACGCTACAAGGTAGAAAAGGATAACTACCTGGAATTAGTGAATAAGATCAAGATCAAGTCCAAGCTGAACATTACCGAAAAGCGATTGCCGCAGGACGGAAGGATTACCAATGAATCATTTGATATCAGGGTTTCCATATTGCCGACCTTATTTGGCGAGAAAATCGTAATGCGTTTATTGGGTCAGGATGCCTCAAATATAGATCTGAACACGTTAGGACTGGAAAAAGAAGAACTGAGAAGTTATCTGGAAGCAGTAAAAAAACCAAACGGGATCATCCTGATCAGCGGTCCTACAGGTTCCGGTAAAACCACTACGCTGTATGCCACATTGCGATTGCTCAATGATTCCAAAAGAAATATTGTAACGGTAGAAGACCCGATCGAGTATACCTTAAAAGGAATTAACCAGGTGCAGCTGAAAGAAGATATCGGACTGACATTTGCGTCGGCCTTAAAATCGTTCCTGCGTCAGGATCCCGATGTCATTATGCTCGGGGAGATTCGTGACTCCGAAACCGCATTAATGGCAATACGTGCCTCATTAACGGGACACCTTGTGTTGTCCACAATACACACCAACTCTGCAATCGGGACAATTTCCAGACTTGTAGATATGGGAGTGCCGTCCTATCTGATTGCGGAAACGCTCAATCTTTCGGTAGCACAGCGGCTTGTTCGGAAACTTTGCAATGACTGCAAAAAAGAAGCCGTTTGTAATAAAGAAGATTTTCCGTCCCATTTCGAATTTCCGTATGAAATCGAAACCTATTATAAACCGGTTGGCTGCAACAAATGCTATCATACCGGATACAGAAGCAGAAGAGCTATTTATGAAGTTTTAAATATTAACCATAGTGTTTCCGAATCGATAAAAAACAATACCATAGCGCAGTTTTTGGGTAATGATGAAAAACACAAATCATTATCTGAAAAAGCCTTTGATATATTAGCCGAAGGAGAAACTTCATTAGAAGAAATATATTCTATTTTAATTAACGCCTAA
- a CDS encoding 50S ribosomal protein L25/general stress protein Ctc gives MKSITIKGSERESVGKSATKAVRNAGMVPCVLYGGDQPVHFIAEEKAFKNLVYTPNVHTVVIELENGKTLNAILQDIQIHPVSDKILHIDFYQLHNDKEITMEVPVKIVGNSKGVMAGGVLRLNQRKLKVRALPANLPDFVEADITELEMGNKLYVTKLPTNNFKLLHPDNTVVCQVRISRAAMKAAQEAAKAAKAPAKGKKK, from the coding sequence ATGAAATCAATTACGATCAAAGGATCTGAAAGAGAAAGCGTAGGCAAGTCGGCAACGAAAGCGGTACGTAATGCTGGAATGGTACCTTGCGTGTTATACGGAGGAGATCAACCAGTACATTTTATCGCTGAAGAAAAAGCGTTTAAAAATTTAGTTTACACTCCAAACGTACACACAGTGGTAATTGAATTGGAAAACGGTAAAACTCTTAACGCGATTTTACAAGATATCCAAATTCACCCGGTGTCTGATAAAATCCTACACATTGACTTTTATCAATTACACAACGATAAAGAAATCACTATGGAAGTTCCTGTGAAAATCGTTGGTAACTCTAAAGGTGTTATGGCTGGTGGTGTTTTACGTTTAAACCAACGTAAATTAAAAGTAAGAGCTTTACCTGCAAACTTACCTGACTTTGTTGAGGCTGATATTACTGAATTAGAGATGGGTAACAAATTGTATGTAACTAAATTACCTACAAATAACTTCAAGTTATTGCACCCGGACAACACTGTAGTATGTCAGGTGAGAATTTCACGTGCTGCTATGAAAGCTGCTCAGGAGGCTGCAAAAGCTGCAAAAGCACCTGCAAAAGGAAAGAAAAAATAA
- a CDS encoding prepilin peptidase: MLPGVLLCLLLMVFQDWKNRTIHVALPLLVFVLSLLLIKQEYSSVWMITAYNAGFFLVTFVILILYMSWKNKQFLNPFEHYFGLGDLLFYLAITPLFLLKNYVVYFIFSMLFSIVLQLGLKKVMKHRTIPLAGFASLLLLILMAGDLFLNFYKITLIPRI, translated from the coding sequence ATGTTGCCGGGAGTATTACTATGCTTATTGCTGATGGTTTTTCAGGACTGGAAAAACAGGACCATTCACGTGGCTTTACCGCTGCTGGTCTTTGTATTGTCTTTGCTGTTGATAAAACAGGAATATAGCAGCGTGTGGATGATAACGGCCTATAATGCCGGTTTCTTCCTGGTCACCTTTGTGATATTAATACTCTATATGAGCTGGAAGAACAAACAGTTTTTAAACCCGTTTGAACACTATTTCGGACTTGGTGACCTGCTGTTCTATTTAGCGATAACACCCTTATTCCTGCTTAAAAACTATGTGGTCTATTTTATTTTTTCCATGCTGTTTTCCATAGTACTACAATTGGGATTAAAGAAAGTCATGAAACACAGGACAATACCTTTGGCTGGCTTTGCATCCCTTTTGCTATTGATACTGATGGCAGGCGATCTATTTTTAAATTTTTATAAAATCACATTGATACCCAGAATATGA
- a CDS encoding ribose-phosphate pyrophosphokinase: MSHIEPEAKIFACSQSVYLAEQIAKHYGVTLGKVTISKYSDGEFQPSFEESIRGLRVFLVCSTFPSSDNLMELLLMIDAAKRASARHITAVIPYFGWARQDRKDKPRVPIGAKLVAKLLESAGATRIMTMDLHADQIQGFFEKPVDHLFASTIFLPYVRSLNLDNLTIASPDMGGSKRAYAYSKFLQSDVVICYKQRKQANVIDTMELIGDVTGRNVILVDDMVDTGGTLAKAADMMMERGALSVRAICTHAILSGDAYEKIENSKILELIVTDSIPLKKESKKIKVVSCAQLFADVMHMVQNNNSISSKFIV; the protein is encoded by the coding sequence ATGTCACATATAGAACCGGAGGCAAAAATATTTGCATGTTCCCAAAGTGTGTACCTGGCAGAGCAGATAGCAAAGCACTATGGCGTAACGCTTGGTAAGGTTACCATATCAAAATACAGCGATGGAGAATTCCAGCCGTCTTTTGAGGAATCAATACGTGGATTACGCGTATTTTTAGTGTGTTCGACATTTCCAAGTTCTGATAATTTAATGGAACTTTTGTTAATGATTGATGCTGCAAAAAGAGCTTCGGCACGTCACATCACGGCGGTTATTCCTTATTTCGGATGGGCACGCCAGGATAGAAAAGACAAACCAAGGGTTCCGATAGGAGCTAAATTGGTAGCGAAACTTCTGGAATCTGCAGGAGCAACCCGAATCATGACGATGGATTTACATGCGGATCAGATTCAGGGATTCTTTGAAAAACCGGTTGACCATTTATTTGCGTCTACAATATTCTTGCCTTACGTGAGAAGTTTAAACCTGGATAACCTGACGATTGCATCTCCGGATATGGGCGGTTCGAAAAGAGCGTATGCTTATTCAAAATTCTTACAATCGGATGTGGTAATCTGTTACAAACAGAGAAAGCAGGCGAATGTAATTGATACCATGGAATTGATTGGAGATGTTACCGGCCGAAATGTTATCCTTGTTGACGATATGGTTGATACCGGAGGAACTTTGGCGAAAGCGGCAGACATGATGATGGAAAGAGGCGCTTTAAGCGTAAGAGCAATTTGTACGCATGCCATTTTATCGGGTGATGCTTATGAAAAAATAGAGAACTCTAAAATTCTGGAATTAATCGTTACCGATTCGATTCCGTTGAAAAAAGAGAGTAAGAAAATTAAAGTTGTTAGCTGTGCACAACTATTTGCAGATGTAATGCACATGGTTCAGAATAATAATTCGATCAGCAGCAAATTTATTGTTTAA
- the pth gene encoding aminoacyl-tRNA hydrolase has product MKKFLIVGLGNIGAEYANTRHNIGFKVLDHLARKESLSFETVKLGSLTEYRIKGRTLLLLKPNTYMNLSGKAVQYWMGKEKIAKENVLVITDDLNLSFGTIRIKAKGSDGGHNGLKNIQLILNSVEYPRFRFGISDQFKKGQQVDYVLGEWSEEEKAKLPERLDMAVEVIQSFALSGLANTMNTFNGK; this is encoded by the coding sequence ATGAAAAAGTTTTTAATTGTCGGTTTGGGTAATATTGGAGCAGAATATGCCAATACAAGACATAATATAGGGTTTAAGGTTTTGGACCATCTGGCAAGAAAAGAAAGCCTGTCGTTTGAAACGGTTAAACTCGGATCCCTTACGGAGTACCGGATAAAAGGAAGAACGCTTTTGCTGCTTAAGCCGAACACTTATATGAATCTGAGCGGTAAGGCTGTGCAGTATTGGATGGGTAAGGAAAAAATTGCAAAAGAAAACGTTTTGGTAATCACGGATGATCTGAACCTGTCGTTTGGAACGATACGCATTAAAGCCAAAGGAAGTGACGGAGGACATAACGGACTTAAAAATATTCAGCTGATATTGAACTCTGTTGAATATCCCCGGTTTCGCTTCGGGATAAGCGACCAGTTTAAAAAAGGGCAGCAGGTTGATTATGTTTTAGGAGAATGGAGTGAGGAGGAAAAAGCAAAACTGCCGGAGCGTTTGGATATGGCTGTTGAGGTGATACAATCGTTTGCGTTATCCGGATTGGCAAATACGATGAATACTTTTAACGGGAAGTAA
- a CDS encoding PilN domain-containing protein: MLPILSKIIKINSLNIVGVSKTENGDVFNLLVVKRKGNKIDIVATETYDSFDGLEKKIDAKLPVIIVVDGKGVLNKKIDFNNEADVNWQKNVDYNAIYFTAYKTGTSNYISFCRKNAVEEVLQKFINHKLQVIDVYVGAFLTALLQPAINEKKILSGDLMLEFEDAEFVGFTKQFAEIPMKLKYKINEDQISSDFVPLYGVLVHFFLRQKEVTKTESDALNIEEIIYKKAFTLFGAVMLVGFLLSLLVSYFLIQYYGTKNAELNLQNVYSNQSYQLVLDLEKQKENKQNILRDSGFSSSRFLSFYSYELIKIIPGDILLNELNIVPVAKEIKSNEKVLFDPGTILLKGETYNETSFNNWMSSLKNVKWIKKFEITTLKKDKKNKSQFEVKITIKDV; encoded by the coding sequence ATGCTGCCGATACTGTCTAAAATAATAAAGATTAACAGTCTTAATATCGTTGGGGTTTCCAAAACGGAAAACGGTGACGTTTTTAACCTGCTTGTTGTAAAACGAAAAGGCAATAAAATCGATATCGTGGCAACGGAAACCTACGATTCTTTTGACGGTTTGGAGAAAAAGATAGATGCCAAATTACCGGTTATCATCGTGGTTGACGGGAAAGGTGTTTTGAATAAGAAAATCGATTTTAATAATGAAGCCGATGTAAACTGGCAGAAAAATGTCGATTATAATGCGATCTATTTTACAGCCTATAAGACCGGGACAAGCAACTATATCAGTTTTTGCAGAAAAAATGCCGTTGAGGAAGTCCTGCAAAAATTTATAAACCATAAATTACAGGTAATAGATGTATATGTTGGTGCTTTCCTGACAGCGCTGTTGCAGCCCGCTATTAACGAAAAGAAAATACTTTCCGGCGATTTGATGCTGGAATTTGAAGATGCTGAATTTGTTGGCTTTACGAAGCAGTTTGCGGAAATACCGATGAAACTGAAATACAAGATCAACGAAGACCAGATAAGCAGTGATTTTGTACCGCTTTATGGTGTTTTGGTTCATTTTTTTCTGCGGCAAAAAGAAGTTACAAAAACAGAAAGCGATGCCTTAAATATTGAAGAGATCATCTATAAAAAGGCCTTTACGCTTTTTGGAGCAGTAATGCTGGTCGGGTTTCTGCTAAGCCTTTTGGTAAGCTATTTCCTGATACAATATTACGGGACTAAAAATGCCGAATTGAACCTTCAGAATGTCTATTCCAACCAATCGTATCAGCTGGTGCTGGATCTGGAGAAACAAAAAGAAAACAAACAGAATATTCTCAGAGACTCGGGATTTTCCTCTTCAAGATTCTTGTCTTTTTATTCGTATGAACTGATTAAGATCATTCCGGGCGATATATTGCTTAACGAACTGAATATAGTACCGGTGGCCAAAGAGATTAAATCGAATGAAAAAGTATTGTTCGATCCGGGAACCATACTGTTAAAAGGGGAAACCTATAATGAAACCTCTTTTAATAATTGGATGAGTAGTTTGAAGAATGTGAAGTGGATTAAAAAGTTTGAAATAACAACTTTAAAAAAGGATAAGAAAAACAAGTCCCAGTTTGAAGTGAAAATTACGATTAAAGATGTTTGA
- a CDS encoding ankyrin repeat domain-containing protein — protein sequence MAKKRKTLPKDFEELLKKGDIQELIQLFDKCEIEARGGYSKGTALSFAECPHELAKWLVEQGTDIEALNDYSYTPLQERSGKRFSGNIRSLLELGANVNTNTHRGTALHCAAKNHNTENIKILLEYGAEVEALVSDGYGEKRGDYTALELTLRACCNIDIKDTLEISKILLNAGAQKTEKMKGFVTEIGKTFEQHRPNFYDESTEQISNDLDELYSIFEVEPVPRRIVYDGKSPITVKATTWQKQHEELWELLVPGRGAAQTVQGEVIRITGKVARELLDNGGGNWDIEFKKMVDSYFKYIQQENQLSQEEIEELAIITSEVKARNTENIYLMSELGVKWVLNNPIPKSLTVTDYNR from the coding sequence ATGGCAAAAAAAAGAAAAACATTACCGAAAGACTTTGAGGAACTTCTAAAGAAAGGGGATATTCAAGAACTTATTCAACTATTTGACAAATGCGAGATAGAAGCTCGTGGTGGATACAGCAAAGGAACTGCATTGTCGTTTGCAGAATGTCCGCACGAATTAGCCAAATGGCTGGTTGAACAGGGGACAGACATAGAGGCGCTTAATGACTATAGCTATACCCCACTTCAGGAGCGTTCCGGGAAGCGTTTTTCGGGCAACATCAGGAGTTTATTAGAATTGGGAGCAAACGTAAACACAAACACCCATAGAGGAACAGCGTTACATTGTGCAGCAAAAAACCATAACACGGAAAACATAAAAATACTGCTAGAATACGGCGCAGAAGTTGAGGCTTTAGTTTCGGACGGTTATGGAGAAAAAAGAGGAGATTACACAGCGTTGGAGCTGACTTTAAGGGCTTGTTGCAACATCGATATAAAAGATACCCTTGAAATTTCCAAAATATTGTTGAACGCTGGTGCTCAGAAAACAGAAAAAATGAAAGGGTTCGTTACTGAAATCGGAAAAACGTTTGAACAACACAGACCGAATTTTTATGATGAATCAACGGAACAAATAAGCAATGATTTAGATGAACTTTACAGCATCTTTGAGGTTGAACCTGTCCCAAGACGGATAGTGTATGACGGCAAATCGCCTATTACCGTCAAAGCTACAACCTGGCAGAAGCAACACGAAGAATTATGGGAGCTTTTGGTTCCCGGACGTGGTGCTGCCCAAACCGTACAGGGAGAAGTTATTCGTATCACAGGAAAAGTAGCCCGGGAATTATTAGATAACGGAGGCGGTAATTGGGACATTGAATTTAAAAAAATGGTGGACAGTTATTTCAAATATATTCAGCAAGAAAATCAACTTTCCCAGGAAGAAATAGAAGAACTGGCTATTATTACAAGTGAAGTGAAAGCTAGAAATACTGAAAACATATATTTAATGAGTGAATTAGGAGTAAAGTGGGTGCTTAATAATCCAATTCCTAAAAGTCTTACTGTAACAGATTATAACCGTTAA